NNNNNNNNNNNNNNNNNNNNNNNNNNNNNNNNNNNNNNNNNNNNNNNNNNNNNNNNNNNNNNNNNNNNNNNNNNNNNNNNNNNNNNNNNNNNNNNNNNNNNNNNNNNNNNNNNNNNNNNNNNNNNNNNNNNNNNNNNNNNNNNNNNNNNNNNNNNNNNNNNNNNNNNNNNNNNNNNNNNNNNNNNNNNNNNNNNNNNNNNNNNNNNNNNNNNNNNNNNNNNNNNNNNNNNNNNNNNNNNNNNNNNNNNNNNNNNNNNNNNNNNNNNNNNNNNNNNNNNNNNNNNNNNNNNNNNNNNNNNNNNNNNNNNNNNNNNNNNNNNNNNNNNNNNNNNNNNNNNNNNNNNNNNNNNNNNNNNNNNNNNNNNNNNNNNNNNNNNNNNNNNNNNNNNNNNNNNNNNNNNNNNNNNNNNNNNNNNNNNNNNNNNNNNNNNNNNNNNNNNNNNNNNNNNNNNNNNNNNNNNNNNNNNNNNNNNNNNNNNNNNNNNNNNNNNNNNNNNNNNNNNNNNNNNNNNNNNNNNNNNNNNNNNNNNNNNNNNNNNNNNNNNNNNNNNNNNNNNNNNNNNNNNNNNNNNNNNNNNNNNNNNNNNNNNNNNNNNNNNNNNNNNNNNNNNNNNNNNNNNNNNNNNNNNNNNNNNNNNNNNNNNNNNNNNNNNNNNNNNNNNNNNNNNNNNNNNNNNNNNNNNNNNNNNNNNNNNNNNNNNNNNNNNNNNNNNNNNNNNNNNNNNNNNNNNNNNNNNNNNNNNNNNNNNNNNNNNNNNNNNNNNNNNNNNNNNNNNNNNNNNNNNNNNNNNNNNNNNNNNNNNNNNNNNNNNNNNNNNNNNNNNNNNNNNNNNNNNNNNNNNNNNNNNNNNNNNNNNNNNNNNNNNNNNNNNNNNNNNNNNNNNNNNNNNNNNNNNNNNNNNNNNNNNNNNNNNNNNNNNNNNNNNNNNNNNNNNNNNNNNNNNNNNNNNNNNNNNNNNNNNNNNNNNNNNNNNNNNNNNNNNNNNNNNNNNNNNNNNNNNNNNNNNNNNNNNNNNNNNNNNNNNNNNNNNNNNNNNNNNNNNNNNNNNNNNNNNNNNNNNNNNNNNNNNNNNNNNNNNNNNNNNNNNNNNNNNNNNNNNNNNNNNNNNNNNNNNNNNNNNNNNNNNNNNNNNNNNNNNNNNNNNNNNNNNNNNNNNNNNNNNNNNNNNNNNNNNNNNNNNNNNNNNNNNNNNNNNNNNNNNNNNNNNNNNNNNNNNNNNNNNNNNNNNNNNNNNNNNNNNNNNNNNNNNNNNNNNNNNNNNNNNNNNNNNNNNNNNNNNNNNNNNNNNNNNNNNNNNNNNNNNNNNNNNNNNNNNNNNNNNNNNNNNNNNNNNNNNNNNNNNNNNNNNNNNNNNNNNNNNNNNNNNNNNNNNNNNNNNNNNNNNNNNNNNNNNNNNNNNNNNNNNNNNNNNNNNNNNNNNNNNNNNNNNNNNNNNNNNNNNNNNNNNNNNNNNNNNNNNNNNNNNNNNNNNNNNNNNNNNNNNNNNNNNNNNNNNNNNNNNNNNNNNNNNNNNNNNNNNNNNNNNNNNNNNNNNNNNNNNNNNNNNNNNNNNNNNNNNNNNNNNNACGATCTCCATTTAGTAACTGTGTCCTTTCTgttaaaaaaaaacacaaaatacaGTAATTTCAGTATCTCAAAACAcaatatttttatccatatcttATTTGCcaaatacaattttatgtttACATCTATGTCTCAGCATACTGTTTTTATAAACAAACCCAGGCTTACGTCACAGGATATACGCCATGATAAGCCATGATCTTAAGTTGGAAACTTCTTACATTCATAATACTATTTTATGAACTAAATAATCTTTGTATAAGGAGATTGTTTTTACATGTGAAATAAAAATTCATAAACTAATACAACCAGATCCAGTCAAGCCAAAAGTAAACTAAAGGAAATTAACAAGTGTGGATAAGAAAAATATGAGAAATAATATAAACTAATCAAAGCCCTATGAAGTGTGCAATTATCTTCAATTCAAACCTCAATCCTATCAGCAACAGGTTCCACAAAAAGCCGTGTGGGATTCAAGATACTTACATGTTTCAGGAACAAGGATGGTGAGAATGAGATGAAAATGCCTGATTTTTCATACAAATTCACTCAGAGCAGCAACCAACTTTCTTAACAGCCGAAACATCATCCTTGTTTCCCACACTTATCGTTTGCCCTTGAGGCAATCCTGCAGGATCGTTCCCAGCTTCGAGCGCTTTCCGAGTCATCAAACGATATATTTGTGTCAACACTTGGGTGAATGCATTGTCAACATTCATAGACTCAAGGGCTGAAGTCTCCATGAAAAAGATGTTCTCCCTTTCGGCGAATGCTGTTGCATCTTCGGTAGACACGGCTCGAAGGTGACGCAGGTCTGCTTTATTGCCAACGAGCATTACTATGATGTTGGCATCCGTGTGATCTCTCAACTCCTTCAACCATCTCTCAACATTCTCAAATGTAATATGTCGCGTGACATCATAAACTAGTAAGGCACCAACAGCTCCTCGGTAGTAGGCACTTGTGATTGCGCGATATCTGAAAAAGATTTCAATAATCACACACTTTCATATCCATGAACGGTTATGTTAAAGGACAAGATAATCCaaagttacttttttttttttaagttagagTGAAATTCGAACTCGCAACTTTTAAGTGTGTAT
The DNA window shown above is from Arachis ipaensis cultivar K30076 chromosome B08, Araip1.1, whole genome shotgun sequence and carries:
- the LOC107613979 gene encoding ras-related protein RABA1f, which translates into the protein MASYNRGDDDYDYLFKLVLIGDSGVGKSNLLSRFTRNEFNLESKSTIGVEFATRTITVDDNKVLKAQIWDTAGQERYRAITSAYYRGAVGALLVYDVTRHITFENVERWLKELRDHTDANIIVMLVGNKADLRHLRAVSTEDATAFAERENIFFMETSALESMNVDNAFTQVLTQIYRLMTRKALEAGNDPAGLPQGQTISVGNKDDVSAVKKVGCCSE